Proteins from a genomic interval of Sphingobacterium sp. SYP-B4668:
- a CDS encoding fumarate reductase/succinate dehydrogenase flavoprotein subunit: protein MLDSKVPAGPLAQKWSNHKFNLKLVNPANKRKFTIIIVGTGLAGASAAASLAELGYNVKAFCYQDSPRRAHSIAAQGGINAAKNYQNDGDSVYRLFYDTIKGGDYRAREANVYRLAEVSVNIIDQCVAQGVPFAREYGGLLDNRSFGGAQVSRTFYARGQTGQQLLLGAYSALNRQIKKGKVEMFNRHEMLDVVKIDGHAKGIITRDLVTGAIESHAGHAVLLCTGGYGNVFFLSTNAMGCNVTAAWRAHKRGAFFANPCYTQIHPTCIPVTGDHQSKLTLMSESLRNDGRVWVPKTQELSARLRKGELKASDIKEGDRDYFLERKYPSFGNLVPRDVASRNAKEAVDDGRGVGKSGVAVYLDFADAINRLGEDTVRAKYGNLFDMYYQITDENPYKQPMRIYPAVHYTMGGVWVDYNLMTTIPGLYALGECNFSDHGANRLGASALMQGLADGYFVIPYTVGDYLSTLGFAPVDNTNPEFEKARLEVEQKTKQLLSLKGTKTVDDIHKELGKIMWEYCGMARTAEGLTKAKGLIQELKKEFWSNVTVLGENEELNLSLEKAGRVADFLELGELMVDDAFNRAESCGGHFRLESQTEEGEAKRNDEEFTYVSAWEFNGENQPEVLHKEELIFENVKLTQRSYK, encoded by the coding sequence ATGTTAGATTCAAAAGTACCAGCGGGTCCATTAGCCCAAAAGTGGTCAAATCATAAATTCAATCTTAAGTTAGTCAACCCTGCTAACAAGCGTAAATTTACCATTATCATTGTCGGTACTGGTTTGGCGGGTGCGTCGGCAGCCGCTTCATTAGCCGAATTGGGATACAATGTAAAAGCATTCTGCTATCAAGATTCACCTCGTCGCGCACACTCTATTGCCGCACAAGGAGGTATCAATGCAGCCAAAAATTATCAAAATGACGGTGACTCTGTATACCGTCTATTCTACGATACCATCAAAGGTGGTGACTACCGTGCCCGTGAAGCCAATGTATATCGCCTCGCTGAAGTATCTGTAAATATCATCGACCAATGTGTCGCTCAGGGAGTACCTTTTGCGCGCGAATATGGAGGTTTATTGGACAACCGTTCATTCGGTGGAGCCCAAGTATCCCGTACCTTCTATGCACGTGGACAGACTGGACAACAACTTCTATTAGGAGCTTATTCTGCACTTAACCGTCAAATCAAAAAAGGTAAAGTAGAGATGTTCAATCGTCACGAAATGCTTGACGTTGTCAAAATAGATGGTCATGCAAAAGGAATTATCACACGTGACTTGGTAACAGGAGCAATTGAATCCCATGCAGGACATGCAGTCTTATTATGTACTGGTGGATACGGCAACGTATTTTTCCTATCAACCAATGCAATGGGATGTAATGTAACCGCGGCATGGAGAGCACACAAGCGTGGCGCATTCTTTGCAAATCCTTGCTACACCCAGATCCACCCAACCTGTATCCCTGTCACAGGTGACCATCAGTCAAAACTGACTTTGATGTCCGAGTCTCTTCGTAATGATGGCAGAGTATGGGTACCTAAAACACAAGAGCTTTCTGCTAGATTGCGTAAAGGCGAACTAAAAGCATCTGATATCAAAGAAGGAGACAGAGATTACTTCTTGGAAAGAAAATATCCTTCATTTGGTAACTTAGTACCACGTGACGTAGCTTCCCGAAATGCCAAAGAAGCGGTCGATGACGGCCGTGGAGTAGGTAAATCAGGAGTTGCCGTATATTTGGATTTTGCTGACGCAATCAACCGTCTTGGAGAAGATACTGTACGTGCTAAATACGGAAACTTATTTGACATGTATTATCAAATTACAGATGAAAATCCATACAAGCAGCCTATGCGTATCTACCCTGCTGTACACTATACCATGGGAGGCGTATGGGTAGACTACAACCTAATGACGACTATTCCAGGCCTATACGCACTAGGAGAATGTAATTTCTCTGACCATGGGGCTAATCGCCTCGGAGCATCTGCATTGATGCAGGGTCTGGCTGATGGATACTTTGTAATCCCTTATACGGTTGGAGACTATTTGTCCACTTTAGGATTTGCTCCTGTAGACAACACCAACCCAGAGTTCGAGAAGGCTCGTCTAGAAGTTGAACAAAAAACAAAGCAACTTCTTTCTCTTAAAGGAACCAAAACGGTAGATGATATCCACAAAGAATTAGGTAAGATTATGTGGGAATATTGTGGTATGGCCCGTACTGCAGAAGGGTTGACCAAGGCAAAAGGACTTATCCAAGAATTGAAGAAAGAATTCTGGTCAAATGTAACTGTACTTGGTGAAAACGAGGAATTAAACCTTTCTTTAGAAAAAGCTGGACGTGTAGCTGACTTTTTAGAATTGGGAGAATTGATGGTAGATGATGCTTTCAACAGGGCTGAATCATGTGGAGGCCATTTCCGTTTAGAAAGTCAGACAGAAGAAGGTGAAGCTAAACGTAATGATGAAGA
- a CDS encoding succinate dehydrogenase cytochrome b subunit, giving the protein MSNSKPVLSSSLGKKLIMSLTGLFLCTFLIVHLVGNLQLFKNDEGLAFNQYAYTMTHFAPIKVVSYLLYASIIVHAIYALILTLKNRAARPIAYAKYDGAANSAWNSRNMGILGTVLLVFIATHMANFWWKYHNDQTPYIEYKTDLATNVTTTRVLEQAEFSDFRVEVKDGIQTIQARDLYKQVDYAFQNVWLVLLYVVAMAALSFHLIHGFQSAFQTVGFNHRRYISTVRFLGVWIFGILIPIGFAAMPLYFYFAK; this is encoded by the coding sequence ATGAGCAATTCAAAGCCAGTTTTAAGTTCTTCGTTGGGGAAGAAACTAATCATGAGCTTAACAGGACTTTTCTTATGTACTTTTTTGATCGTTCACTTGGTCGGAAACTTACAACTGTTTAAGAATGATGAAGGTCTAGCGTTTAACCAATACGCGTACACCATGACCCATTTTGCACCTATTAAAGTAGTTTCCTACTTACTTTACGCTTCTATTATTGTCCACGCTATTTATGCACTTATTTTGACATTGAAAAATAGAGCTGCACGCCCTATCGCTTATGCCAAATATGACGGAGCAGCAAACAGCGCGTGGAATTCCAGAAACATGGGTATATTAGGCACTGTATTGTTAGTCTTCATTGCTACGCACATGGCTAACTTTTGGTGGAAATACCACAATGATCAAACCCCTTACATCGAGTACAAAACAGATTTGGCAACTAATGTAACAACTACTAGAGTACTAGAGCAAGCTGAGTTCAGCGATTTTAGAGTAGAAGTAAAAGACGGCATCCAGACCATCCAAGCGCGTGACTTGTATAAGCAAGTCGACTATGCATTTCAAAATGTCTGGTTGGTATTATTATATGTCGTAGCTATGGCAGCGTTGTCATTCCATTTAATTCATGGATTTCAATCTGCATTTCAGACAGTCGGTTTCAATCATAGAAGATACATTTCTACCGTTCGTTTCCTAGGAGTCTGGATATTTGGGATACTTATCCCTATTGGCTTTGCAGCGATGCCTTTATACTTTTACTTTGCTAAATAA
- a CDS encoding porin family protein has protein sequence MKKFLLSLAASLMLIASAHAQLIPSLKFGVKGALNFTNLKSDGKWLNSDTKTGYQAGLWARIGAAGFHVQPEAYFTGKKIKGSYEKADGDVENGTFDFTTIDVPILLGTRVGVGPIGVRFQAGPVFAFKVSEGGSLSKYTDFENYKKASTGIIGGVGADISKFTVDLRYEHGLSNLSDNKDRSQKVKMWSIGVGYNFL, from the coding sequence ATGAAAAAGTTTCTACTCAGCTTAGCCGCATCTCTAATGCTAATCGCTTCGGCACATGCACAGTTAATCCCTAGCCTTAAATTTGGGGTAAAAGGCGCTTTGAATTTTACCAACCTAAAATCAGATGGAAAATGGTTAAATTCCGATACTAAAACAGGATATCAAGCAGGTTTATGGGCTAGAATTGGTGCAGCGGGATTCCATGTACAACCGGAAGCATATTTTACAGGAAAAAAAATAAAAGGAAGTTATGAAAAAGCAGATGGAGATGTGGAAAACGGGACTTTTGATTTCACCACAATAGACGTTCCAATCTTATTAGGAACAAGAGTAGGTGTAGGTCCGATAGGTGTGCGTTTCCAGGCAGGTCCAGTATTTGCGTTCAAAGTTAGCGAAGGAGGCTCCTTGAGCAAATACACAGATTTCGAGAACTACAAAAAAGCATCTACAGGTATCATTGGAGGTGTAGGTGCAGATATTAGTAAATTCACAGTAGACCTTCGTTATGAACATGGTCTTTCTAACTTGAGCGACAATAAAGACCGCTCTCAAAAAGTCAAAATGTGGTCAATTGGAGTTGGCTATAATTTTTTATAG
- a CDS encoding tRNA-binding protein translates to MEEINWSDFEKVDLRVGTILSAEDFPKARKPAYQLTVDFGIDIGVRKSSAQITVHYSKEELIGMQVVAVVNFPRKQIANFMSECLVTGFADENGDIILTSVNRKLPNGARLC, encoded by the coding sequence ATGGAGGAAATAAATTGGTCAGATTTTGAAAAGGTCGACCTAAGGGTTGGCACAATATTGTCTGCTGAGGATTTTCCAAAAGCTAGAAAACCTGCTTATCAATTGACGGTAGATTTTGGAATCGACATTGGTGTTCGGAAGTCGAGTGCACAGATTACTGTACATTATTCAAAGGAAGAGTTAATAGGGATGCAAGTGGTGGCTGTAGTGAATTTTCCCAGAAAGCAGATTGCGAACTTTATGTCTGAATGTTTGGTAACCGGGTTTGCGGATGAGAATGGCGATATTATTTTGACTTCTGTAAATAGAAAATTGCCGAATGGTGCTAGACTTTGTTAA
- a CDS encoding nucleoside deaminase has protein sequence MRYFNFEEGRDQSNPDELFMRAALDLAKRAYEEDEVPIGAIVVSQGKIIGKGYNLTERLNDVTAHAEMQAFTAASNFLGGKYLKDCTLYVTVEPCVMCTGASYWTQVSRVVYGTVDEKRGSSKYGHLYHPKTEVVSGVLGEECAQLITSFFRQKR, from the coding sequence ATGAGATATTTCAATTTTGAAGAGGGGAGAGACCAGTCTAATCCGGATGAGCTTTTTATGCGAGCTGCCTTAGATCTAGCAAAGCGTGCATATGAAGAGGATGAGGTACCGATAGGTGCAATAGTAGTAAGTCAAGGCAAGATAATCGGTAAAGGATATAATCTGACCGAGCGCTTAAATGATGTTACTGCACACGCGGAGATGCAAGCTTTCACCGCGGCATCTAATTTTTTGGGCGGGAAGTATCTTAAAGATTGTACACTGTATGTGACCGTAGAACCTTGTGTGATGTGCACAGGTGCATCGTATTGGACACAGGTATCGAGAGTTGTGTATGGTACAGTGGACGAAAAGCGAGGCTCATCGAAATATGGACATCTCTATCATCCTAAGACTGAAGTGGTGTCCGGTGTTCTGGGGGAGGAGTGCGCCCAGTTGATTACATCATTTTTTCGTCAGAAAAGATAG
- a CDS encoding superoxide dismutase: protein MAFQLEALPYASDALEPHIDKDTMEIHHDRHHQAYVDNLNKAIAGTDAENLSLEDIVKNVSKYSPAVRNNGGGHFNHDLFWSILGANTGGQPTGELAEAIDATFGSFDELKKKLQEAGAGRFGSGWSWLIVGADGKLAVTSTPNQDNPLMDVAEVKGTPILGIDVWEHAYYLKYQNKRPAYLEAIFNVINWDAVAERYAAAKN from the coding sequence ATGGCATTTCAATTAGAAGCGTTACCATACGCATCAGACGCATTAGAACCACATATTGATAAGGATACCATGGAAATTCACCATGATAGACATCATCAAGCATACGTTGACAATCTCAATAAAGCAATAGCGGGTACCGATGCTGAAAACTTGTCATTGGAGGACATTGTGAAAAATGTTTCTAAATATAGCCCAGCAGTGCGTAACAATGGCGGTGGACACTTTAACCACGATTTGTTTTGGAGCATATTGGGAGCGAATACCGGTGGTCAACCTACGGGTGAATTGGCGGAGGCTATCGATGCTACTTTCGGTTCATTTGACGAATTGAAGAAAAAGCTTCAAGAAGCAGGCGCTGGACGCTTTGGTTCGGGATGGTCATGGTTGATTGTAGGCGCTGATGGCAAATTGGCTGTAACTTCGACTCCAAATCAAGATAATCCGCTTATGGATGTGGCGGAAGTAAAAGGTACTCCTATCTTGGGAATAGATGTTTGGGAGCACGCATATTATTTGAAGTATCAAAATAAGCGACCGGCATACTTGGAAGCTATTTTCAATGTTATTAACTGGGACGCTGTTGCGGAACGTTATGCTGCTGCAAAAAATTAA
- the pruA gene encoding L-glutamate gamma-semialdehyde dehydrogenase: MLKGFFNVPVPVNEPVYTYAVGTKERKLLRAAIDEARAQQIDVPMFIGGKEIRTDKKVTLTPPHDHQHVLGTYSEGTKQHVTDAIHAALSAKAYWENLAWEDRAAIFLKAADLIAGKYRYKLNAATMLGQSKNPYQAEIDSACEIVDFLRFNVQYMSEIYAQQPPVSGKGVWNRLEQRPLEGFVFALTPFNFTAIAGNLPSCVAMMGNVVVWKPSNTQIYSANVLMEIFREAGLPDGVINLVFVSGPDAGDVIFKHPDFAGIHFTGSTGVFQNIWKTIGENIHLYKTYPRIVGETGGKDFILVHPSADVKVANTAIVRGSFEYQGQKCSAASRVYIPQSLWPTLKSSIVKDVQSFTIGGTEDFSNFINAVIDEKSFDKLAKYIDRAKASNEAEIIVGGTYDKSKGYFIHPTVIVASKPDYETMSEELFGPVLTVYVYEDAKWEETLEIVDKTSIYALTGAVIAQDRYAITQATHALRNAAGNFYVNDKCTGAVVGQQPFGGARGSGTNDKAGSMINLLRWVSPRTIKETFHPDTDYRYPFLEKGE, from the coding sequence ATGTTAAAAGGATTTTTTAATGTTCCGGTTCCAGTCAATGAACCTGTTTATACATACGCTGTTGGTACCAAAGAGCGCAAACTCTTAAGGGCGGCCATTGACGAGGCTCGTGCTCAACAGATTGATGTTCCCATGTTTATCGGTGGAAAGGAGATTCGGACAGACAAGAAGGTGACACTAACACCTCCTCATGATCATCAACATGTTTTGGGGACTTATAGCGAAGGAACCAAGCAACACGTTACGGATGCGATTCATGCAGCCCTATCTGCGAAAGCCTATTGGGAGAACTTGGCATGGGAAGATAGGGCAGCGATATTCCTGAAAGCGGCGGATTTGATTGCTGGCAAATATCGCTACAAACTGAATGCTGCTACCATGTTGGGGCAGTCTAAGAATCCTTATCAAGCAGAGATTGATTCGGCTTGTGAAATTGTCGACTTCCTCCGCTTCAATGTACAATATATGAGTGAAATCTACGCACAGCAACCACCAGTGTCCGGAAAAGGTGTCTGGAATCGCTTGGAACAACGACCATTGGAGGGATTCGTGTTTGCTTTGACGCCATTTAATTTTACGGCTATTGCGGGTAATCTGCCTTCTTGTGTGGCGATGATGGGTAACGTAGTGGTATGGAAACCGTCTAATACACAGATTTATTCTGCAAATGTATTGATGGAGATTTTTAGAGAGGCTGGTTTACCAGATGGGGTTATTAATTTGGTGTTTGTTTCTGGGCCTGATGCGGGGGATGTAATTTTTAAACATCCTGATTTTGCAGGTATTCACTTTACAGGATCGACTGGTGTGTTTCAAAATATTTGGAAGACAATTGGTGAGAATATTCATTTGTATAAAACTTATCCGAGAATTGTTGGTGAAACCGGAGGTAAGGATTTTATCTTGGTGCACCCGTCTGCTGATGTCAAGGTGGCCAATACGGCTATCGTGAGAGGGTCTTTTGAATATCAAGGTCAAAAGTGTTCAGCAGCATCGCGCGTTTATATTCCACAGTCTTTGTGGCCGACGCTTAAATCGTCTATAGTTAAGGATGTTCAATCATTCACGATTGGTGGCACAGAGGATTTTTCTAATTTCATCAATGCTGTAATTGACGAAAAATCATTTGACAAATTGGCGAAGTATATAGACCGTGCGAAAGCGTCAAACGAAGCTGAGATTATTGTGGGCGGTACTTATGATAAGTCGAAGGGATATTTCATCCATCCAACGGTAATAGTGGCATCCAAGCCGGATTATGAGACTATGTCTGAGGAATTGTTTGGCCCAGTATTGACTGTTTATGTTTATGAAGATGCAAAATGGGAAGAAACGCTTGAGATAGTCGATAAGACATCTATTTATGCTTTGACAGGTGCTGTGATTGCTCAAGATCGCTATGCGATTACGCAAGCGACTCATGCGCTGCGTAATGCTGCGGGTAATTTTTACGTAAATGATAAGTGTACCGGAGCGGTAGTTGGCCAACAACCATTCGGGGGGGCTAGAGGCTCGGGAACGAATGATAAAGCCGGATCGATGATTAATTTGTTGCGTTGGGTTTCTCCTCGTACTATTAAGGAGACGTTCCATCCAGATACGGATTATAGATATCCATTTTTAGAAAAAGGAGAATAG
- a CDS encoding endonuclease/exonuclease/phosphatase family protein, protein MKKQLILFLFLLLMAFDSQGQSTLKILSYNIHHANPPSKANVIDLNAIAAVIKNSNADIVGLQEVDINVSRSEHTDQAKKLAELTGMKYYFFSKGIDLEKGEYGTAILSKYPIENTEHHYLPMPVKSEMRSLGIAKIKLPSKKIIYFANTHLDLKNENRIAQTQFIVDHFKNTKDLVILVGDLNAQPDSQPIKTLEGLFKRSSIPNGFTIPEVNPNREIDFIMVNKRSNVQFGNHTVIDEPYASDHLPLYVEISLK, encoded by the coding sequence ATGAAAAAACAACTGATTCTATTTCTATTTTTACTACTTATGGCCTTTGATTCACAAGGGCAATCCACGCTAAAAATCCTATCTTACAATATCCATCACGCCAATCCACCTAGCAAGGCAAACGTTATTGATCTGAATGCGATAGCAGCCGTCATCAAAAACTCGAATGCTGATATAGTAGGACTCCAGGAAGTCGATATAAACGTAAGCCGATCAGAACATACCGATCAAGCCAAAAAGCTTGCCGAACTTACCGGGATGAAATACTACTTCTTTTCAAAAGGAATCGACCTAGAAAAAGGCGAATATGGAACAGCTATACTATCTAAATATCCTATTGAAAACACAGAGCACCACTATCTCCCTATGCCCGTAAAGAGTGAGATGCGGAGCCTCGGAATTGCTAAAATAAAATTACCTTCCAAAAAAATCATTTATTTTGCGAACACGCACCTTGATCTCAAAAACGAAAATCGAATCGCACAAACTCAGTTTATCGTTGATCATTTCAAAAACACAAAAGATCTAGTAATCCTTGTCGGTGACCTCAATGCCCAACCCGACTCACAGCCAATCAAAACATTGGAGGGTCTCTTTAAAAGAAGTAGCATTCCTAATGGGTTTACGATTCCAGAGGTCAACCCCAATCGAGAAATTGATTTCATAATGGTCAATAAGAGAAGCAATGTACAGTTTGGCAACCATACGGTCATCGATGAACCCTATGCGTCCGACCATCTCCCCCTATATGTAGAGATATCTCTTAAATAA
- the recA gene encoding recombinase RecA — MSNSDKLKALQLTLDKLEKSYGKGAIMKLGDSAVEPIESISTGSLGLDIALGIGGVPKGRIIEIYGPESSGKTTLATHIVAEAQKKGGIAAIIDAEHAFDKYYAQKLGVDVENLLISQPDNGEQGLEIADNLIRSGAIDVIVIDSVAALVPKGEIEGEMGDSKMGLQARLMSQALRKLTGTISKTNCCCIFINQLREKIGVMFGNPETTTGGNALKFYASVRLDIRRTSQIKDSDEVSGNRVKVKIVKNKVAPPFRIAEFDIMFGEGISKVGEIIDLGVEYNIIKKAGSWFSYGDTKLGQGRDAVKTLLLDNPDLMDELEAKIRAEVTGVETVLPIGE, encoded by the coding sequence ATGAGCAATTCAGATAAACTAAAAGCCCTACAGCTTACTTTAGATAAATTAGAAAAATCATATGGTAAAGGAGCCATCATGAAATTGGGAGATTCAGCTGTTGAACCAATAGAATCTATCTCCACAGGCTCATTGGGCTTAGATATTGCATTAGGCATTGGAGGTGTTCCAAAAGGACGTATCATCGAAATATACGGACCCGAATCTTCTGGTAAAACTACCTTAGCTACCCATATTGTTGCTGAAGCTCAAAAAAAGGGTGGAATTGCAGCTATTATAGATGCGGAACATGCTTTTGACAAATACTACGCGCAAAAACTCGGAGTTGATGTAGAGAATCTTTTGATATCCCAACCAGATAATGGCGAGCAAGGACTAGAAATTGCGGACAATTTAATTCGTTCAGGTGCTATTGATGTAATTGTAATTGACTCTGTAGCTGCATTGGTACCTAAAGGCGAAATTGAAGGCGAAATGGGAGATTCTAAAATGGGACTTCAAGCCCGCTTAATGTCCCAAGCATTGCGAAAACTGACAGGAACAATCTCTAAAACAAATTGCTGCTGTATATTCATTAACCAATTACGGGAAAAAATCGGTGTCATGTTTGGAAATCCTGAAACCACAACTGGTGGTAATGCCTTAAAATTTTACGCATCTGTACGCCTGGATATACGTCGTACCTCTCAGATTAAAGATTCAGACGAAGTATCTGGCAACCGTGTAAAAGTCAAGATTGTCAAAAACAAAGTAGCCCCACCCTTTCGTATTGCCGAATTTGATATTATGTTTGGAGAAGGTATTTCTAAAGTCGGAGAAATCATTGATTTAGGCGTTGAGTACAACATCATCAAAAAAGCAGGTTCTTGGTTTAGCTATGGAGATACCAAACTTGGTCAAGGACGTGATGCGGTCAAAACCTTATTATTAGATAATCCAGATTTAATGGATGAGCTCGAAGCTAAAATTCGCGCAGAGGTTACAGGAGTAGAAACCGTACTTCCTATCGGAGAATAA
- the nth gene encoding endonuclease III yields MLKKDRYRAFVEYFSTHNPDAQTELNYSNPFELLVAVILSAQCTDKRINQITPALFERFPVVEALAEASIDEVFAYIRSVSYPNNKAKHLVGMAKMLVENFNGHVPETIEDLVKLPGVGRKTANVISSVVYNRPAMAVDTHVFRVSNRLGLTSRATTPLAVEKQLVKYLPEETIAVAHHWLILHGRYICLARTPKCEICPITYMCKYYETNFLKQKITRPKLKTERK; encoded by the coding sequence ATGCTAAAGAAAGATCGATACCGTGCATTTGTAGAGTATTTTTCCACTCATAATCCTGATGCCCAAACCGAATTAAATTATAGTAATCCCTTTGAGCTATTAGTAGCTGTAATCCTATCCGCCCAATGCACGGATAAAAGAATTAATCAAATCACGCCAGCGCTATTTGAGCGCTTTCCAGTTGTTGAAGCACTAGCGGAAGCGTCCATAGATGAGGTCTTCGCATACATACGCTCGGTCAGTTATCCAAATAACAAAGCCAAACATTTAGTTGGCATGGCAAAAATGTTGGTCGAAAATTTCAATGGGCACGTTCCTGAAACAATTGAAGACTTAGTAAAGCTCCCAGGAGTTGGTCGAAAAACTGCAAATGTCATCTCATCAGTGGTATACAACAGACCTGCCATGGCCGTAGATACACACGTATTTAGAGTGAGCAACCGATTAGGTTTAACTAGTAGAGCTACTACCCCCTTGGCTGTAGAAAAACAATTGGTCAAATACTTGCCCGAAGAAACCATTGCTGTAGCTCATCATTGGCTGATACTACATGGCCGATACATTTGCTTAGCACGTACCCCAAAATGTGAAATTTGTCCAATTACATACATGTGTAAATATTACGAGACTAACTTTTTGAAGCAGAAAATAACTCGTCCTAAGCTTAAAACGGAGCGCAAATAA
- a CDS encoding S8 family serine peptidase: MRLSKLAFILALGLLPSLSFAQKDKKAPQNWFNLDFQQDGVMGISTEKAYNTLLKGRKATPIIVAVIDGGVDVQHEDLKDVLWTNTNDNNDNGKDNDKNGYVNDKHGWNFIGNANGENVNQDNLELTRQIRKFEPKYISVLPSTPLSAAERREFVAYQGMVSEYARKLEEAQFGQLNYGKLKEQLDNIFIKIGKDTSALTLADIENYQTTTDQEKMAIRIAKKGIQEEKSVGKFYSQIADANIYFGDQINYHLNKEFDPRYIIGDNYEDANERYYGNPDVTGPDALHGTHVAGIIGAKRNNGIGINGVADHVQIMALRTVPNGDERDKDVANSIRYAAENGAKVINMSFGKSYAYNKKAVDEAIKFALSKDVLLVHAAGNDGQDVDIHKNYPTKYFTDSLDAIQGEADAWITVGASGLYQDDDLVADFSNYGYKTVDVFAPGVQIYSTVPDSKYKEEQGTSMASPVVAGLAALIRSYYPQLTAKETKDIILKSVIKVDKKIKVKGEDGSNRKVYLDEISVTGGIVNAYQAVVEADKYMSKTKK, encoded by the coding sequence ATGAGATTAAGTAAATTAGCATTTATATTAGCACTAGGACTTTTACCTTCGCTATCATTTGCCCAAAAAGATAAAAAAGCTCCGCAAAACTGGTTTAATCTTGATTTTCAACAAGACGGAGTGATGGGGATTAGCACGGAAAAAGCATACAATACTTTACTAAAAGGCCGAAAAGCAACTCCTATAATAGTAGCTGTCATTGACGGAGGAGTAGATGTCCAACATGAGGACTTAAAAGATGTGCTCTGGACAAATACGAACGACAACAACGATAATGGCAAGGATAACGACAAAAATGGGTATGTCAATGACAAGCACGGTTGGAATTTCATTGGGAATGCCAATGGAGAGAATGTCAACCAAGACAACCTCGAATTGACCCGCCAAATTAGGAAATTCGAACCTAAATATATCTCCGTCCTTCCCAGCACGCCATTAAGTGCCGCCGAAAGAAGAGAGTTCGTTGCTTACCAAGGGATGGTAAGCGAGTATGCCCGTAAACTTGAAGAAGCGCAATTCGGCCAACTCAACTATGGTAAACTTAAGGAACAGTTGGACAATATCTTCATAAAGATTGGAAAAGATACCTCGGCATTAACCCTTGCCGACATCGAAAACTATCAGACGACTACTGATCAGGAGAAAATGGCCATCCGGATTGCAAAAAAAGGTATCCAAGAAGAAAAATCAGTTGGAAAGTTCTATAGCCAAATTGCAGATGCAAACATCTATTTCGGGGATCAAATAAACTATCATTTAAACAAGGAGTTCGACCCTAGATATATTATTGGAGACAACTATGAAGACGCAAACGAGCGCTATTACGGAAATCCAGACGTGACAGGCCCAGATGCACTTCACGGAACGCATGTGGCAGGAATAATAGGCGCAAAACGTAATAATGGAATCGGCATCAATGGGGTAGCAGATCATGTGCAAATTATGGCACTAAGAACTGTTCCTAATGGGGATGAGAGAGATAAGGATGTAGCCAATTCCATCCGATATGCAGCGGAAAATGGAGCAAAGGTCATCAACATGAGTTTCGGGAAAAGCTATGCCTACAACAAAAAAGCTGTAGATGAAGCGATTAAGTTTGCCCTATCCAAAGATGTATTGTTAGTACACGCTGCTGGTAACGATGGCCAAGACGTCGACATACACAAGAACTACCCGACGAAATACTTTACTGACAGTTTAGATGCTATTCAAGGTGAAGCCGATGCGTGGATTACGGTAGGTGCTAGTGGTCTTTATCAAGATGATGATCTTGTAGCTGACTTTTCCAACTACGGCTACAAGACTGTAGACGTATTTGCTCCAGGAGTACAGATTTATTCCACCGTACCCGATTCCAAATACAAAGAAGAACAAGGCACCAGCATGGCATCTCCTGTGGTCGCCGGGTTAGCAGCTTTAATCCGTTCATATTATCCACAGTTGACAGCAAAAGAAACCAAGGACATCATTCTAAAATCTGTAATCAAAGTGGACAAAAAGATAAAAGTAAAAGGAGAAGATGGCAGTAATAGAAAAGTATACCTGGACGAAATCAGTGTTACAGGAGGAATAGTGAATGCTTACCAAGCCGTTGTAGAAGCCGATAAATATATGTCAAAAACAAAAAAATAA